The Leishmania mexicana MHOM/GT/2001/U1103 complete genome, chromosome 27 sequence AGGGCAGACGCCATCGTCGAGCATTGCAAGCGTGAAGAAACCAAGGGGAGAAGGGTCGGTGGAGAAGCCACGGAGAAGAGTCAGGACACGACACGAAAGTGTGTTACAgcgaaagagggagaggtcAACGCAGGAAATGGGAAACGGTGGCTGAATCGGAACAACGAAAACAAAGGACCGGCGGAGGAGACAGGCCccaagaagggagggagggaggaggaagacagaagggtgtgtgtgttggggggcGATCAGGACCAAAGAAGTACGGCAGGAGAAGAAACGGCAAAAAGGAAGAAAGACACTTGTCCAACGaaacggacacacacaccacacacacacgcacgcacgcacgacagAATGAGctaagagagaggggggaggtaaAGAGCGGGAGAGATAGGGAGGAAGATTATGGGTGCTtggtgaggaagaggtgcGCTTGAGCGCCTACTAACACCAAGACAGATCTACCCGGCTAAAGCATACACGCACCTGCACTTAAGCTCTTCTTTGCCTAATGGTTCCCTGCCACTCCCCCTTCCACCGTTCCACGGTCGCCGGGACACCtctgtgggggagggggatcgGCAGTGCCGCCCATCTCTTAGCGCatctgccgcagccgcggtgaCCCACACGGCCGCTGCAGATCAAGCGGCGGGGGTGCGAATGGCTGGCCATTTAGGCAGTCAATGCGCGGCGATAGTGGTCCGGCATCTGTACCGTTGCCCGACAGGAAGCCCTGGCCGATGGCATCGCTGAAGAAGGCTggcgcgccagtgccccgTGACGACATCATCATCGGGttctcggcagcgccgtcgatATGTTCAACGACGCCGGACGCGGTATTCGTGTTCTTCACAAGCCCTGCGTCCGCTGCAGTCACAcccacagcaccgccgtccgcaacagcgtcgccgccgttttGGTCCTTGGGGTGCTGGCGAGTACTGCAGTTGACATTCAACGTGAGCATCTGCGGCATCACGCCACCAGAACCGTTCGCGGGCACGCAGCTAAGATCGCTGCTCAACTCCGTGCAAGAGTCACGCAGAGAGCACAGCAACACATACAGGAACTGGTACTGTGGCTCCTCTTCAAACTCCATGCAGCGAGCGTAGTTGAGGACGTCCCGGAAGGCCTCCGGGCAGCCGGCGCAGATCGAGTCCAGCGTCATCTCCGCCTTCATCTGCGCAAtgcgcttctccttcgcaTCCGGGTCACTGATGCGCAGACCCGACCACGGCAGACGGCCTCGAAAAAGATAGATCATGACGTAGACGAGCTGCTCGATGTCATCGCGGCGGGACAGGGTGTGGCCCATGTGTGTCCGCAGTGATGCGTAGCGTGGGGTGCCAACGAAGCTGTGGTTCGTGATGAGAGGACGATGTGTGCCCTTGCGGTCACGGAAGTGGACGCTCAGGCCAAAGTCCACCAAGTATAGCTGTTCCGAGTCCTCACGGCCAAACAGAATGTTGTCTGGCTTCAAGTCCGCGTGCACGTACCCGGCGCGGTGCACGTGCTCGAGACTCCTGAGAACCTGATCTGCGATCATCACCGTCGCAAACAACGACAGGCGCCCTTGCTGCCGGTGGACATTTGCGACGGACTGGCCGTGCAAGGACATGATGAGCACGCGGCTCATGCCATCCTGGCCATAGTACTTCAGCTTCGCAATCCCTACCTTCTCCTGCTTCGTCTcatctgctgccgcggcggcctcgtTTTCGGCACGCCGCCCGTTTCCGCACCGTgccttctcctgctgcagccgcatcAACTGGTGCTGTTGCTGGGTCACCATGTAAACCTGGATAGACTTGTGTATCTCCTGCATCACCTTCGCCTCATGGAAGAGAAAAGACTGCTCAGGCAGAGCGTTTGCGTCGGTCACCCGCTCCACCTTGACAGCGATCGGCACCGGCTGGTCGCGCTCCTCTGCGCGGTAAACATCGCCaaagccgccgctgccgagtcGATCGAGAAGGGTGAAGCGGCCGCCGAAGATGCTCTGGGGTTGGTTGCTGCGGCCCTGCTGGTGGGTCTGCTGTggttgctgcggcggtggcgcttgTTGCTGCAGCTCAGGAGCAAGGGGGGCGCCAGCTATCACCGCGGGAGGCGCGGTGCCGAGCTGTGGATGCGGTCGCACGGGTTGGCTGTCGTACGGATGGCACGGGCGATTTTGATGCGGGTGTACGGCGCTGACTCCAACGCTCATGTTTGGATAaagtggtggcggtggtctTTGAGCCGCTACATCgttctgcgcgtgcgcggcctGCGCGGTACGGCTCGTCAGTGTCATGTACTGATGTGTGATAGCAGTGTATCCAATGTGAGGGCGTGGGGCGCGGTGTCTTCAAGCGAGCGAcagaacgaaagaaaaaaacgaagcgaGGGGACGCCGGCCAAGCGCTTTGTGGGCTACACGAGATGGCGCTGCAGAAGGATGAGGAGAGGCAGAatgggagagaagggggtggagacacgcagagagagaggggggagatgagggcgggggggggggttatAGATGCCTCGGGGAGGCGAGAGTGATGAAAAGCAACGCAAACGGAGCCAGAAAAGGATCACACACTCGACGAGGGCCAACAGAGACGCAAGTTCGTCTCGCGATGAGCCGCAAAACAAGAAAGCCGTGAGGGCAAAGGGAACGTGGGAAGCAAACCGAAGccaaccaccaccgcacagATGCAGACGTGGAAGGGCAGTGCCGTGGAGCGCGACAGAGAGAAAGTGGGCGGATCTCTCGTGGCAGGATATTGAACGCCAAGCAGAGTGAGATGACGTAGAAAACAGAGTAGAGGCCAAGAAAAGACGATGACAGTGATGATACGGGTGGCCCCGCATTCAACACAACAGGTTTCGATAAAGACGAAAAAGGtagcaagagagagagagagaaagacaccCCTCCCTCGAAAATATCTGTTCTGTtgtttctttcgttttctgAAGCGAGCGTGTGATTCCGCTTTCGTCCGCTGTTAAACGGCCAGCATTCCGTCGCCAGCGTGAGCAGGTGAAATGGgtgagagaagggagaaggcgagagTTCCACGGAGGCCACTTGAGCGAGTCCGGCATATTTGTTGCAGTCCATCTGACCGCTGAGGGCGATATGTGCGTGATTGTGCCGCCTACACGCCGACAGCCATATCCCGCCAGGAATAGAGTGCGTCTCTTTACACAAGAGCACACCGATACACGTATATgcctgtgcttgtgtgtgtatgcacgGTGGAGAGTGCGGAGTCACCCGCCCCTCCAGTTATATGTCGCGCCTCACCGTGCCGCCAGTTGCGCTCCTTCGCACTTGGTGTGCAGGATCACGACTCGGCCTATCTGTGGGGCTCTCGACGGATTTTATGCTACGGGCCGTGGATTAGGCATGAATGGTGAGTCACAGAGTGACGTGGCGCCGCGTTGGCTGCATGGCTGTGTGAAGATCGCCTGTCAGGACAGCAGCGATGGCAGAGGCGCCATCCAAATGACGGGGAgccgcagctccagcagagAAGACaataaaaagaaaaggcgcctcacacgcgccgcgcaccgctCGGTGCTCTGCTGAACCTACACACTATCGGTGGGGCCGTGCCCCCATCGCGTGCCCGTGGTGACACCCCGTCTTCCTGCTGTTCTGCGAGCCCGCGCTCTCTTTGTACCATCTCACCGTCTCATGCTTCTGCTCGCCGTTAAACACATCAGGACCACGGGGCCCATCGTCCGCTCGTCCCGGgagcgtgcgctgcagaGGGTGAGCACGTGTGAGGGCCGTGCTGGAGTGAAGAGGCCGTCGAAGGGCCTCTTTAAGGCCAGCGCAGTGTCGCGGCTCTCTCGTAGCATCATATCCCGCCTGCTGagtgcgacgccgccgatcgtcgagacgacgacgagggtCTGCATCATGTACGCTGTCTGGGCAACACGGGTTGGTTCTGACAATTTGGACAAGGTTTGAGTGCTCAGCAGAGGCCCATGTCaccatccgcgtcgtcccccggcagcgggcgctggcgggaggagaaggggttGAAGAAACACGACGAGGGAATggaaagaggggagagaagcggccctcgcacacgcagaaGGAACAGGCAAcgcagaggagcaggaggaggttTACTGTACTGCGTTCTTTTCCCTTCGCCTCCTGCTCGAGGAGACGAAGAACACGGGAGAAGGACTTCCTCTCATGCGcacctctcgctctctatatctatatatagatatatgtGTGACGAGCACCGAGATCGGACCTTCTTGTGCGTTGCGTAGGCGTCCCGGTTTTCTGCGTgcaggagggagaaagacggagagggcATGGGAAAGAACGGAGAACGGGTGCGTGGAATACGCGGCATCGTGCGGGGACTGTCGCCGAGATGCTTCCATTTGCAGTGACCGTCGTGTGACAGTTTTGTccctgcgcgcgtgtgcgtacgCACAGGGACAACGGCGCCgacaaggagagggggtgccatgtgcgagcgcgaggaaggggaggaagaagcaagagagcaacagcggcaagTAAGCGTAAGCGCTTGAGTTGGTGAGAGGGGCGTGCGtacgccggcgcagcacccAGAGAGATCCTGTCGTGCGCAGCTGAAGTATGGCGGTGGTAGATGGCAGCaaaagggagagggcagcACTCGGCACGAGGGCCGGTGGGCATGCATGCAGGCGTTAAAACTCGCTCGCTTGCACACGCAAAGACGCGCCATACCGCACGGTTACCACCCCCGCACGAGCCCCAGCAGATAGCAAGCTTCccctcgcgcagctctgcGCGAAGGCCCTCGAATACGTGAAGTGAAACACCTGTATTGCATCTCCCTTTgttactgctgctgctggggtgATTTGGCGTGGATGCGTCCCTCAGTGTGGTAGGAATAGGAGTGGTACAAGTCTCAGGAATCGGAAACCGAAAAATAAGAACGAAATAGCGAGAGACGGCGAAGgggaaaaagagggagagcagtgcgtgcgtgcgtgtgtgtgtgcgtgcgtgcgtgcgtgtgtgtgtgtgtgtgtgtgtgtgtgtgtggagggcgGAGCTCGTGTGTCCATCTCGGCATTGTCTGTCCTCTGTCCTTTTTCCCCCGTCAcggatgccgccgctgatcctgcgcctgctgccggcCTCTGCGGTGGGgcaagggagggaaggggtaTGGGAGGCGGGGAGACTGGAGACGAGTGttgcagagagagaggcaggcggTGGTTTGGtgcccagcagcggcagcggtgagaCCGCCTGTCTCACTCACAAGCGCAACgacagcggccgcagctggAGATTTGTCGGGAAGGAAAACGACAGGGAGGTCGGTGTGATGCTTGGTGGCGACTTCTGCAAGGGTTGCCGCTCTGGCGAAGAGCGCGTTGAAAGATGATCGGTATGGCGGTCATGATGATGGTgcacccccttctctcccccagTCGACCTCAGCGGGTGGTTGGCCACCGTAGCAGCACCATTGCGGTGGCTCTCGTCAGACCTGCTAGAGAAGCTGCCGTCCTGCCCGGTGTCGCTAGTCTCTTCCCCTCGATTAACCCacagctcctcctctcgctcgtCATACGATGTGGAGGCTTCGATGTACGGTGAAGTCAGGCGCCGGCCtaactgcagctgctgctgctgtgtccGCGGCGACCACAGCAATGCCACACCAAACCTCACGCGGAGCAactgccgcaccaccaccgacgcCTCCTCGGCAAACAGAAGACTCTTCTGCAGGCAGAAATTCTGTGCCAGCCGCGTCCAGCGCCCCACCAGCATCTCCATCCCCTCCAGATGCGCGCGGAACGTCACAGCGAGGCGGTGAGTCAGTAGCGTCTCTGCCATGTCGTTTGTGGTCATCTCCAGTGCAGCGATCTGGGCCTGTGCGGCGAGCATAGCCTCCTTGGCCTCccgtcgcagctgctgctcgtggaGGACGCGACGCTGAAGCGCAGCAgtgtcgtcgctgctgaggtCGCCCAGTTGACCTTCAAAACCACCCGCTACCACAGCTTCGACTCGCGTTTGTGATGTCGCGTcgctccgctgccgtggcgacACTGGCCCACGGCCTTCGCGCGCCAGCGGGTGTGAGTGTACTGACGGAGACGTCGAGGGTGAGGTTCCGcggccaccatcaccaccgccaccgacgcgCAGTTGCGGCGTCGTGGATAGTCGGCCGGCGAAGTAGTCCCAAAGCTGTAGATCCGAGTCTCTGTTGGGGTTCCTGGtgccggctgcagcggcaccatgTCGGCGATGCCTATCATTGTCATCCCCTGCTCCGGCCTCCCCGCTCTTGTGAGTCGTGGGCTCCTGAGACTCGCCCTCCATGGGTGGGGGTCGACGGTATGCCTCCCATATGGCTGTTTCGATCACAGCCGATATCGAACGGCGGCCGTCTTGATCCAGTGGAGGTCGAGACTGCACcacaggagcggcagcgcggcgactTGTCTCATCCTGACGGGACAGCCTTGTGTCTTCCGCACCGCTTCCGTCGTCTGCTCGAGAAGCACTGCCAACTTCACGATGATGATTGCCGCTAGTGCTTCGCGCATGTCGAGGtgcaggagagaagggaagtagcactgctgccgtcgttgctgcaggcgctcgaGTGCCGAGCACGGCGATGCCGTCGCTTGCTCTGGTGTGGCTTCCAAAGACGCTGTTATCACCATCTTTACGGCCAGCCGTATTGGAGGTTCTGTCATCGTACTTGCCGCGTgttctgcgctgcggcgacgtcaGTTCCGGTGGCGACCACTCCCTGCTCCGTGACCGGTGCGGTGCTCGGCAGGATGTATCACGATGGGCCCTCACTGATGCAGCGTGCAAGCTCCCGGGCAGCCGATCATGATGATGGTATAACCACCGGCGGGGGTCAGCCACAGCAGCCAAGCGATCcgcggcctcctccacaaCGCGGGCGGATGGAGACACCGACAACCTCAGAGG is a genomic window containing:
- a CDS encoding casein kinase I-like protein, with product MTLTSRTAQAAHAQNDVAAQRPPPPLYPNMSVGVSAVHPHQNRPCHPYDSQPVRPHPQLGTAPPAVIAGAPLAPELQQQAPPPQQPQQTHQQGRSNQPQSIFGGRFTLLDRLGSGGFGDVYRAEERDQPVPIAVKVERVTDANALPEQSFLFHEAKVMQEIHKSIQVYMVTQQQHQLMRLQQEKARCGNGRRAENEAAAAADETKQEKVGIAKLKYYGQDGMSRVLIMSLHGQSVANVHRQQGRLSLFATVMIADQVLRSLEHVHRAGYVHADLKPDNILFGREDSEQLYLVDFGLSVHFRDRKGTHRPLITNHSFVGTPRYASLRTHMGHTLSRRDDIEQLVYVMIYLFRGRLPWSGLRISDPDAKEKRIAQMKAEMTLDSICAGCPEAFRDVLNYARCMEFEEEPQYQFLYVLLCSLRDSCTELSSDLSCVPANGSGGVMPQMLTLNVNCSTRQHPKDQNGGDAVADGGAVGVTAADAGLVKNTNTASGVVEHIDGAAENPMMMSSRGTGAPAFFSDAIGQGFLSGNGTDAGPLSPRIDCLNGQPFAPPPLDLQRPCGSPRLRQMR